A single window of Microbispora hainanensis DNA harbors:
- a CDS encoding YebC/PmpR family DNA-binding transcriptional regulator — MSGHSKWATTKHKKAALDSKRGKLFAKLIKNIEVAARTGGPDPDGNPTLFDAITKARKNSVPIDNIERARKRGGGLEAGGADWQTIMYEGYAPGGVAVLIECLTDNRNRAASEVRVALTRNGGSLADPGSVSYMFNRKGVVIVPKGSLTEDDVLMAVLDAGAEEVNDLGESFEVVSEASDLIPVRKALQDAGIDYESAEMSFVPTLNVPLDEEGARKVFKLIDALEDSDDVQNVWANFDVSDEVMEKVGA, encoded by the coding sequence ATGTCCGGCCACTCCAAATGGGCGACGACGAAGCACAAGAAGGCGGCGCTGGACTCCAAGCGCGGCAAGCTTTTCGCCAAGCTCATCAAGAACATCGAGGTCGCGGCCAGGACCGGCGGGCCCGACCCGGACGGCAACCCCACGCTGTTCGACGCCATCACCAAGGCCAGGAAGAACTCGGTCCCGATCGACAACATCGAGCGGGCCCGCAAGCGCGGCGGCGGCCTCGAGGCCGGCGGCGCCGACTGGCAGACGATCATGTACGAGGGCTACGCCCCCGGCGGTGTCGCGGTTCTCATCGAGTGCCTCACCGACAACCGCAACCGTGCGGCGTCCGAGGTGCGCGTGGCGCTGACCCGCAACGGCGGCTCGCTCGCCGACCCCGGCTCGGTGTCGTACATGTTCAACCGCAAGGGCGTCGTGATCGTCCCCAAGGGGTCGCTGACCGAGGACGACGTGCTCATGGCCGTCCTCGACGCGGGCGCCGAGGAGGTCAACGACCTCGGCGAGAGCTTCGAGGTGGTCTCCGAGGCCTCCGACCTGATCCCCGTGCGCAAGGCGCTGCAGGACGCCGGCATCGACTACGAGTCGGCCGAGATGAGCTTCGTCCCCACGCTCAACGTCCCCCTCGACGAGGAGGGCGCCCGCAAGGTCTTCAAGCTCATCGACGCGCTCGAGGACAGCGACGACGTGCAGAACGTCTGGGCGAACTTCGACGTGAGCGACGAGGTCATGGAGAAGGTCGGCGCCTGA